The following proteins come from a genomic window of Aquimarina sp. MAR_2010_214:
- a CDS encoding FixH family protein — MKINWGTAIVLVFIGFISFILYFVVKMNTNQNYEHDLVTEDYYKKELAFQKEINAEKNSKTLLKNIVVKKTAEGLVISFPKDKNYSDISGTISLYRPSSKKLDFEIPISLTASELIIDDKNMLEGRWNITIDWKYENTSYLFKKSFTY, encoded by the coding sequence ATGAAAATAAACTGGGGAACTGCCATCGTATTAGTATTTATAGGGTTTATCTCTTTTATCCTGTATTTTGTAGTAAAAATGAATACCAATCAAAATTATGAACACGATTTGGTAACAGAAGATTATTACAAAAAGGAGCTTGCTTTTCAAAAGGAAATCAATGCTGAAAAAAACTCAAAAACACTATTAAAAAACATCGTAGTTAAAAAAACAGCCGAAGGTCTGGTCATCTCTTTTCCGAAAGATAAAAACTATAGTGATATTTCTGGAACTATATCCTTATATAGACCATCAAGTAAGAAATTGGATTTCGAAATCCCTATTTCTCTCACTGCTTCAGAGCTAATAATTGATGACAAAAATATGCTCGAAGGGCGTTGGAACATCACTATCGATTGGAAGTATGAAAACACTTCATATTTATTTAAAAAATCATTTACATATTAA